cctaccctcccgtggcagcggggtccatattggaaactaagggatattaaggcctccttttaatagagaaccggaacaaagcattaacacatagtgaatacatgaactcctcaaactacgatcatcaccgggagtggtcccgactattgtcactccggggttgccggatcataacacgtagtaggtgactataacttgcaagatcggatctagaacatggatataatggtgataacataaacggttcagatctgagttcatggcacccgagcacaaagtgacaagcattaagcatagcaaagtcatagcaacatcaatcttagaacatagtggatattagggatcaagccctaacaaaactaactcgattacataatgaatctcatccaactcctcaccgaccagcgagcctatgaaggcaTTACTCacccccggtggggagcatcatggaattggcgatggagaagggttggtgatgatgaagaacgaagatccccctctctggagccccaaacggactccagagctggcctcccgatgaagaacataaGGTGACgtcggctccgtctcatggatcgcaataattctttttccctaatttttttctggaaaaataggattttatagcgttggtttcagggtctgcggggccaccccACCTGAGCGCACCAAGAGAgaggggcgcaccctggtgggttgtgcccacccaggggcccctctccggtaggtcttggctccagaaattcttgtttattgtataaaaattccttgcaaagtttcgttccattccaagaacttttatttctgcacaaaaacaacaccatggtggttctgctgaaaacagcgtcagtccggggttagtttcgttcaaatcatgcaaattagagtccaaaataagaggaaaagcattaggaaaagtagatacgttggagacgtatcactctccagGAAGCTTTTCGCTGAAAATATTTTGTATTACGATCTCCCCCTTTAATCTTGTCCAGACGAGATCTCTGCTTCCATAATATTTCTTCCCTGATAAGAAGTTCATCCATCTCCCCTAGAATTCTCTTTCTTTCCAACACAGCAGAATGATCAGTTCTATTTAACAAAATGTCTAGTCTCTTACGAGCCCCGTCAAGTTTCTTAGGCAGATACACAATATGCACCCGGCTCCATCCATGAAGAGATTTCATTAATTTTTCTAAATTATTAGCAACATCTTTCAGATCCTtaatatttgatcctctattccaACAATCATTAATCTGTTCATCCAAAACACGACCTTCCCTCTCCCAGTAAGATTCATATTTCAACTCTCTAGCAAACCTCCCCTCCCGAGCATTACCCATCAACTCAATAAAATGGGGCAATGATCATATCTGGAGCTAATAATATGGGAGACCTTACATTGAGGGAAAATAGAAGACCAAAGGGGGCATGCCACTTCACGGTCAAGACATACCTTAACATTCTTGTTGCCCTCTTGCATATTATTATATGTCCACGGAGCACCTTGAAAGCCCAAATCAAATAAATTGCACTCAGACAGAACTTCACGAAAGTTAGCCATGAGTCTAGGAGATCTCTTATGTCGAGAGACATGTTCATTTTGCCATATAGCTTCGTTAAAATCCCCCACCATAAACCAAGGTCCAACACCAAGAGGTTTAATCCGCCTCAAAAGTTCCCACATAACATACCTCTGACTCGCCTTAAGCTCTCCATAAATAAATGTGCACCTCCACTTTGTACCATCACCCTTGTTGATGTACATGTCCACAAAATGTTCACCATATTTGTTCAACCCACAAGAATATGCTCCATCCCAAAACACGACTAGTCCTCCACCTTTACCATGGCCAGAAACAGTAAACACATTATTCATACCCAACCGGTAACGCAAAAGctcaacatactctttatttttccTAGTTTCCGAAAGAAAGATAACATTGGGACGGTGCGTCTTAGTCGGACACACAAGCTCTTGAACCATACAAGGTTGTCCCAGCCCTCGACAGTTCCAACTGAGAATTTTCATGGCTCCTAACGGGCGTCATCAAACGCGCCCGTCGGTTGAACGGAAGCCCCAGGGTTGTTTGCTTCCTTAGGAGTGCCACCTTCCTCCTTTTCTTCTCCCACGGATTCTCTCCTCCTCTCCTGAAGATCTTCCTCTCCCCCATCTATCTCTTTAGTTACATGAACCATAGCCCCATCGACACCTACTACAGCCTCAACCCTCTCACCACACACTCTTTTACAAGTTACAGAGATGTCATTTTCACTCTTATACTCTAAACTCTCAGAGCTATTGCTATTCATAGTAAAAACTAAGCCTTAATCTTCAGAACGACGCCTCTTACTTCCCGCCGTGCTCTCTAGGATGGCAGCATAGGCGACCTTTCGACTAGATAAGTCGCTGCCACTATTTGGGGGAGTGGGAACCCCAAACTTGACATGCTTGGCACACACACCATGACCAGCAGCACGCTCCACTTGCTCCTCTCTATACATTCTTTTCCAGCGGCCCCATTTTGATTCAGCTCCATTTTCATCAAAGTCCAGCCGGGAAGCACTCCCGGCCAGACCAGCAAGGACGCTTGTTGAGCCACCATCAGCCGGCAACACCTTTGCCGCAACCAGAGGTAGAGCGCCCTGGATTTGCCACGTCTTGACCAGCAGATTGAGTTCATCCAACGATACATATTTAAACTTACTCACACACTATATAATGGTATACCTATTAATAAAGGAAATAGATATTCCTGGTCTGTTGTACTATTTTATTAAAAAAACTGATGTTTCTGATAATTAAACCACAATCCAATTTTAAGTTAGATTTTTGGTTTAGTAGGAAACCTCCTCATATTTCTCATAATCAACCCGCAAACCAGTTTTAAGTCAATTTTTCACCTTAGCGGGAAACCCCGTAATAATTGGGTTAATAAACCCACAGTACATatcaaatgctttttaaaatattCATATCTTTTGAACCTAACTTCAAATTCAACATGTTATACATGAATTTTGATTAtaaaaatatgtagaatctaaaTATAATGTTATTTTATCTGTTAATCATTTTAAAAATGCTACTTACGGTGCAACCTTAATGAACAACGCATGATTCTTTTTCTTTCATATCGACTTGTATTGAAAATAAACACCTCAGCAAAATCAGGGTTGGAGACGAAACAAACCATCTATAACCATCGACGAGAGTGCGAAGGAGGATAACTAACAACACAAATGGGATGTCATGTGTTGAAAGAAAGGATGTGTACCTATTAGGGTCCTGAGTCATGATTATTGGGTTAGGAGAGTGTGATGTTTTTTTCTTCACAAACTATTTTGCTAGTTTCGGCAAATTTGACCTAtaaacgaaatcaaatcacagaatgaactgtccgtaaaactatttcacgcggctgacccgtggcgcctagctctcagtcgctgcactagtgcaacgcctgggagctaggcgctacactgtatagtgtggcgcctagctctcaggcactgcacactgacttagtaattttcggatcacacgggtgcgacgctggctGTGTAGCGCCTaactgtgaggcgttgcacagtgtagtgtggcgccttcgtgtcgggcgttaCACAAAAAgttcagccgcgtgaaatagtttcacggatagttcattctgtgatttgatttcgtctattGGTCAAATTTGTCGCTAGTTTCTATAGGGGTTCTATGGGTTTGTGCTACTTAAATATGACCTTGGCGTTTttgcaaaaagaaagaagaaaactcTACAATAAACCATGGCATCGAATTCTTCTCATTTTCCCAACCCTAGGTCTACATGGAAATCAGACAGGCCCTAACTACCAAACAATCTACCAgttgttctactccctccgtccgggtttattaggcctctcagcatcacaagcatgtccccttttataaggccccgtgttggaaaggtgcatgcatgcacccatttcattggttgtattgaaaactattgttgttggtgccatggctgaaaatttaatacacttcatgtgtgctttttcattggttgcatgcatgtgagagagtgcattggaagtgaaatggaagaattaatgtgagcaaattactatgtgtcttggtctaagagaagttgtctttaggcctaataaacccggacggagggagtacatggcttTGCTGATTCTACATTGTGCTACCAGCAATGCAATTCATGTCACGTCAAGACACAAAGACATCATAGTGCGAGCTAGAGTGGTACACGATTTAGATCCTAATCTAGTGCTTTCCGCTACGATCACGCGAGGACGCGAGGTGGATTTAGATCCTGCTAGTGGCTTCCGCTACGATCACGCGAGCCCCCGTcaggcctcgccgccgccgccgcccgcacggacagcgaaagcacattcagatccgacCGCTCCGTCCTCATAGCCTTCCCTTGTTCTCGCCGGGCGGCGTGCCTCTCGTCGACGCCGTCGTCGTCGTGTTcttgctcctcctcgtcgtcttcgccgtcctcctctGCCCCATTTCCCTCATCCCCTCCCCCGTGCCCGTGCTCGCGCGACCTCTTGCTCCCTATCGCGACGCCGAACAGCATCGGCTTCGCGCCTGCGGCGCCGTGCCTCTCGTcctcctcccccacttcctccccGCCGTGGTCATACCGCCAGACGAGGTGCCGCACGCCGTCGCAGACGCGCCGCGCGCGCGCGAGCTCCCGCGCCAGCCTCGCGTTCTCGCGCCGCAGCCGCGCGTTCTCCTCCTCCAGCTCGGCCATCGCGCCGGTGGCCACCAGCGCCAGcccgggcggcggcgacgacgagacCGCGGCGTCCCCGCCGGAGCTCGTCGGCGTGGGCGAGATCGGAATCGCCGTCGCAATCGGCGTCGCCATCATCGCGGGCGCCGGCGCCCCGGCGCCAGATCCCTTCCGCCTCTGTATCGCGCCGAGCAGGCGCTTCTCCCCTTTCCTGAAGCACTCGTTGGCGAACTCCCACCTGTCAAGGCCTATCTTCCTGAATCCCTGCACAACAAACGCAGCAGCACCCTTGGTAATCTGGATCTACCGAACTGGCCGGAGAGAGGTGGGTGGACGGAGACGGAACGTACGTAGGTGTTGAGCTGGCGGACGAAGGAGGCGAAGTTGCTGTGCTTGAAGTTCTTGGGGAGGAGGTCGCGCTCGAACTCGGCGCGGCGCCACACCACGAACGCCGTGCCGGACTCGTTCCAGGAGATGGTGTCGTCGGTCTCCGGGTCGTCCACCATCGCGTACGTCTTGGTGAGGAACGGCGGCGTCCCCGCCCCCAGCGCCGGCGACGCCATTGATGAGTTGGTTGAGGGCGATGGTTCTGGTGGTGCTCTTGCGAGAGGAGACGGCGAGATTTGGTTTGGTTGCACAGGAAAGGAAGGAATGGTCTAGAAATGGGGATTTTGTGATGGGGATAGGCTTGGGATGGGGCGAGAAGCATCCAGCGGGTTCTGGAAGGTTCCGATCCTTTCTAGTCGGCCACGTGGCGATGTTTCTAGAACCGGCGCTGCTGGATCCGGGATTCAAGACGGGCTGAGATTCAAGTCGGCCACGTGAAGGACGGTTTGGGTAGCCAATATTTTGACTATTGTTTGAGTTTTTTTTACGATGTTGTTTCAGTTTTAAGCAACcctacaaagaaaataataaatgAGGTTGTTTATATGACACACTCTCCTTTCACTACTATAAAATTAAAACGAGTGAACAGACACACTAAAACGTGTAACTGATTGCGCGTTGCTCATGGGCAAAGCTCGTCGTTTGGTGCTACCCGGTGGCCATGATCGTGTGGGTGGCGTGGTAGTCGGGGTGCGGCGTTCGatggcggtgagtgttggccggggtgaaaacctgctctatcttcggatGGACTGGCGGCGGCgtagctcgttcccttcttgaaggcgttgtcgCAGCTCTCATTGCCTGTCGTGTGGCTCCTGGGGAAACTTtgatcctcggatcgggcggtggcgacGCTCCGGTGTCGTTACCTTCCTGAAGGCCCGTCTTGAAGCCCACGGTTCgtcgtatgcggcttcatctcttcgtggTGGCGTGTTCACTGGTGGAGCCCCCGGTTGCTCTTGTAGTGCTAAGTGTAGTTTGCTGCGCTCGGCGCCTATGTATCCCGCCTTGGGTGTGTGTTGTGGTGGAGTGTGTCTGTTCCGAAATGTTGTTGATCATGGCTTTATATATAAAACGAGGTGAAAGACTTTTTCGATAAACATGTAACTGATTAAAAATAGTAGAACACCTTAAAATATATAAAACTGATTAAAAATAGTAGAACATCCTATGAcagtaaacggagggagtaagtcTGAAAACTTTTTAGACTGATTGTAAGATAAAATAATGGTCGACTCTAATCGATTTAGTAGATATAATGGTCGACTCTAGTTGATTTGATAGATCCGAATCAACGGTTCTATTTCTTCAACCTTTAGCCACTCACACCTTTATCCGTCAAATCTTTGTACTCAATTCTATCATCATCTCTCAGTAATCTATTAAATCTCAGGGTCATAGTTTTCTTCTCTTCAATCTCAGACTAACCCCTACACCACGGCCACAAACCTTCGTCATCACCTATGTTCCGCATCTTTATCGCCTCCAGGCCAATCTAGACCGTCTTCGCTCACGTCATTTCACGCTTCATGAGCATTAGTCACACAAAAAACACATTGTTTAAAAAGTGAGTGCGGAATCTAAAAGTTTCAGTTGCAAGCCTAGCAAAACCACCAGACCTTTAAGTAGTCAATTTTTtcatcatgttttaattggcatgTTATCTTAGAAAGGAGAACGAACTACAGTTGCCTGGTGATTATGGACAAGCTAAAATTTTGGTAACAATTAAAGAGCCGACTTTTTGACCCTCGTTATGGACAAGCTAAAATTGGTAGGTTTTTTTTCATCATCAGCCAAACGTGCCCATATTGCCTAAAGGAAAGTATTTTAGAAAGGCTAACACACTGCCTTGACGCGGTAGAGGGCTAGAGGCAGTGTTGACGATAATAGACAACGTCCCTCAAGAAAGAGGATGGAACAAGGGCAgagggcgggcggggggggggggggggcaaagaatGACACACGCCAAGGTATATGACTCTGAATTGCAAGAGATGTGGGTCACTTTACTCCCATGAAAAACTTTTTTTCTGGTCCATGAAATATGTGCTAACGGTTCACGTTGGGGTCATTTACATCTATTGTCGTCAACTATGTGTACATGGAACGCAAGCGAGGCACTGGCCCCACCCGTAGTGGGCGAGAGCGGGTGACTGTCATGGCCAtgaaaatctttttctgaagacCCCCTGGATTTATTCAAATTGCACATAGATGCCCTCAAACAGTCGAATCATCTAGCAGCCTGTGCATACTTGTGCATAGGTCCCCGTATATTCGTCATATCCATTTGATTGCTGGCACATTTTGTGTCTCTTTCTTCACGCTCTCTCTCCCGATTCTCCGTAGGCGGCAATGGTGTGGCACGACATGACAATAATTTTCACCTTGAAAGATAGACAAAACCTCGACCACGACGACCCGGTgaagaagccccccccccttgtACGACGAGTTCTCATCGTCCAAGCTTTTTATTCTCCCACCCCTCTCTGGCACAATTTTGGTTAGGATTTTGTGGGTATCTTATCGACATGGTTCATTTTTGTGTTGATTTTGTCCTCTGATGATGGTTGACAACATAGATAGGGTGTCGCCCCCATTGGATTTGTTCCCCTCTCGATTCATTCTAGGGTTTAGTTGGGCTTCTGAAGGTGGCACATTTGGTCATAACTGGTGTCTAATAggtggcttgatacgtctccaacgtatctataattttctattgtttcatgctgttatattatcattcttggatcttttataatcattttatagtcattttatatcattttttggtactaacctattgacatagtgccaagtgccagttgctgttttttgcatgttttttacatcgcgggaaatcaatatcaaacggagaccaaacaccgcgaaactttttgcggattttttatggatcagaagactcccgatgggccagagcagcacttgagggtgccccgaggggggcacaacccaccagggcgcgcctgggggcccaggcgcgcccaggtgggttgtgcccacctcagtggcctcccacaccccctcttcgccctataaattcccaaatattccaaaaaccctcggggttaacctagatcagaaaatccgccgccgcagggctctgtagccaccaaaaaacaatctagaccctgtttcagcaccctgccggagggggagatcatcaccggtggccatcttcatcatcccggcggccaccacgatgaggaggtagtagtccaccctcggggctgagggtttgtgccagtagctatgtgtttaatctctctctctctctctctctctcgtgttcttgagatgtcacgatctttatgtatcgcgggctttgttaatatagtcggatcatatggtgttttcccctctctatcttgttgtgatgaattgagtttttccctttgagatttcgttgttatcggattgaatacttttatggatttgagaacacttgatatatgtcttgcaattgaatactcatggtgacaatggggtatcgtattgattcacttgatatatgttttggcactcaactcgcggattcccgaggtgacattggggtaatctatgcatagggttgatgcacgttcctgtctttgtttctccggtagaaatcttggtgcactctttgaagttttttgtgtGGGATTGAgtatttatgaatatgaatttgctttggtgttattttagtacgaactctatgatagatcgaacggaaagaatagctttgtgttattttagtacgaactcttgaatagatcgaacggaaagaatagctttgaggtggtttcgtaccctacaaacaatttattcttatgttctccgctagataggaacttttgagtgattcttcatcgcactttgagggatggttatatgatccaattatattagcattgttgggagattgcactagcgaaagtacggaccctaggcctcattttcaagcattgcaataccgttttgtgcccatttactatttgttaccttgctgtttttatttat
This region of Triticum aestivum cultivar Chinese Spring chromosome 2D, IWGSC CS RefSeq v2.1, whole genome shotgun sequence genomic DNA includes:
- the LOC123049726 gene encoding heat stress transcription factor B-2a, with protein sequence MASPALGAGTPPFLTKTYAMVDDPETDDTISWNESGTAFVVWRRAEFERDLLPKNFKHSNFASFVRQLNTYGFRKIGLDRWEFANECFRKGEKRLLGAIQRRKGSGAGAPAPAMMATPIATAIPISPTPTSSGGDAAVSSSPPPGLALVATGAMAELEEENARLRRENARLARELARARRVCDGVRHLVWRYDHGGEEVGEEDERHGAAGAKPMLFGVAIGSKRSREHGHGGGDEGNGAEEDGEDDEEEQEHDDDGVDERHAARREQGKAMRTERSDLNVLSLSVRAAAAARPDGGSRDRSGSH